The following coding sequences are from one Pseudomonadota bacterium window:
- the mprF gene encoding bifunctional lysylphosphatidylglycerol flippase/synthetase MprF, with product MAIASNAAERKRPGRAGQFAKKLLVQAGTFISLAIVCGALWVVYRTLKKIELAEVLENVQALPWTSVFLALGITAASYVVVTGYDVVALNHINRPLPYRRAALAGFLANAFGSNLGFPMVTGGAIRYRLYSKGGLTAVEIAGITTMYALTVTLGIGFILTLSLLFGSAEATAFSLPLGVKRTLGAVMLGLMVVYLIVSAIRPMTIRTRHWSLRLPSAKTASAQIALGALDLMLIGSVIYVLLPVYPGNDFFGFLGVFALALLAGGVSHVPGGIGVFESVMLVGLPEIPPAALLGAILLFRCVYYLAPLGVAAIMLAAHEVVAQRAQWVRARESATDWLEVLGPQIMAVVIIFAGMMLLFSSAVPAPAGRLGLLRETAPLALVEVFHALAGAAGIGLVILARGLSLRLSRAYRLIAVLLALGIVAFFLKGLIYEGAFILALTLLVLLATHREFRRGGSLLDQGFPAEWVSTVMAILAVTIWLGIFSYKQFAYSHGLWWQFQYEAELSRCLRTLAVAVVLAGATALAYLLRADPVPDLPHTASVEQIRSVVKQDPNARANLALLGDKRFLFSPSGQAFIMYRVMHKSWVALGDPVGPRAEHENLLWTFRDLCDRYGGWPVFYLIDAESLSRYIDLGLSVLKLGDDARIPLERFSLQGSERAALRKAYDRVLAEGVSFEIVGSAKVPALIPELKRVSEEWLVHTKTSEKSFSRGYFDPAYVANFPCAVVRKDKRIVAFAILWVSARKEELALDLVCYRPDAPASIMEFMVTELMLGGRTRAYRWFNLGMVPIAGLEGHALAPLWQRIGRMIYRQSEHFRDHENYRRFAEQLGPVWRPKYLALPGGPRTPRILRDIGSLITDAKV from the coding sequence ATGGCGATTGCGAGCAACGCAGCAGAGCGTAAAAGGCCCGGCCGGGCCGGACAGTTCGCCAAAAAACTGTTGGTGCAAGCCGGTACTTTTATCAGTCTCGCGATCGTGTGTGGCGCGCTCTGGGTCGTTTACCGCACGCTAAAAAAGATTGAGCTGGCCGAGGTTCTGGAAAACGTTCAAGCGTTACCCTGGACATCGGTATTTCTGGCGCTCGGAATTACAGCCGCCAGTTATGTGGTGGTGACGGGCTATGATGTAGTTGCCCTAAACCACATCAACCGTCCCTTGCCCTATCGGCGCGCTGCGCTTGCGGGTTTCCTCGCCAACGCTTTCGGCAGCAATCTCGGCTTCCCAATGGTCACCGGCGGCGCCATCCGCTACCGCCTGTATTCTAAAGGCGGTTTAACTGCGGTCGAGATCGCCGGGATCACGACCATGTACGCGCTGACCGTAACCTTGGGGATCGGTTTTATCCTCACGCTCTCACTGCTGTTCGGGAGCGCCGAAGCCACGGCATTTTCCCTGCCTCTCGGAGTGAAGCGCACCCTAGGCGCGGTGATGCTGGGCCTAATGGTGGTGTATCTCATCGTTTCCGCCATACGGCCGATGACGATCCGGACGCGGCACTGGTCGCTGCGGCTGCCGTCGGCCAAAACGGCCTCGGCGCAAATCGCCCTCGGCGCATTGGATCTGATGCTGATCGGCTCCGTAATCTACGTCCTGCTGCCGGTATACCCAGGAAATGACTTCTTCGGTTTTCTGGGGGTATTCGCACTCGCCTTGCTGGCAGGGGGTGTGAGTCACGTGCCGGGGGGCATCGGTGTCTTCGAGTCGGTGATGCTGGTCGGTCTACCGGAGATCCCTCCCGCGGCGCTGCTCGGCGCGATCTTGTTGTTCCGTTGCGTCTATTATCTGGCGCCCCTCGGCGTCGCCGCCATCATGCTCGCCGCTCATGAAGTGGTCGCGCAACGCGCCCAGTGGGTGCGGGCGCGGGAGTCCGCGACGGATTGGCTTGAAGTGCTCGGACCGCAAATCATGGCCGTAGTCATCATCTTCGCCGGGATGATGCTGCTTTTCTCGAGCGCCGTTCCGGCGCCGGCGGGACGCCTCGGCTTGCTAAGAGAGACGGCGCCGCTAGCGCTGGTGGAGGTTTTCCACGCGCTCGCGGGCGCCGCCGGGATCGGGCTCGTTATCCTGGCGCGCGGATTGTCCCTGCGTTTGAGCAGGGCTTATCGTTTGATCGCCGTTCTGCTCGCGCTGGGGATCGTGGCTTTTTTTCTCAAAGGCCTGATCTATGAAGGCGCGTTCATTCTCGCCCTCACGCTCCTGGTGCTATTGGCGACACATCGAGAGTTCCGGCGCGGAGGATCGCTACTCGATCAGGGTTTTCCGGCGGAGTGGGTCTCCACCGTGATGGCGATCCTCGCCGTGACCATCTGGCTCGGCATCTTTTCGTATAAACAATTCGCCTATTCCCACGGGCTCTGGTGGCAATTCCAGTATGAGGCCGAGCTTTCCAGATGCCTCCGCACCCTAGCGGTGGCCGTTGTCCTTGCCGGCGCGACGGCGTTGGCGTATCTACTGCGGGCCGATCCAGTCCCCGACCTGCCGCATACGGCGAGCGTCGAACAGATCCGCAGCGTCGTCAAGCAGGACCCGAATGCGCGCGCGAACCTCGCCTTGCTCGGCGACAAGCGCTTTCTGTTCAGCCCTTCCGGCCAGGCCTTCATCATGTACCGGGTGATGCATAAAAGCTGGGTCGCGCTCGGTGATCCCGTCGGTCCGCGGGCCGAGCACGAGAACCTGCTCTGGACGTTTCGGGATCTCTGCGATCGGTATGGGGGGTGGCCGGTTTTTTATCTCATCGATGCCGAAAGCTTGTCGCGCTATATCGATCTCGGGTTGTCGGTGCTCAAATTGGGGGATGACGCCCGCATCCCGTTAGAGCGCTTTTCGCTCCAGGGATCCGAAAGAGCGGCGCTCCGAAAAGCTTACGATCGCGTGCTTGCAGAGGGCGTTAGCTTCGAGATAGTCGGTTCGGCCAAGGTACCCGCGTTGATCCCGGAATTGAAACGCGTCTCCGAGGAGTGGCTGGTGCACACGAAGACCTCGGAGAAGAGCTTTTCCAGGGGCTATTTCGATCCCGCTTACGTGGCCAACTTCCCCTGCGCGGTCGTGCGCAAGGATAAGCGTATCGTAGCGTTTGCGATCCTGTGGGTGAGCGCCCGCAAAGAAGAACTAGCCCTGGATCTCGTTTGCTACCGGCCCGATGCCCCCGCTAGCATCATGGAATTCATGGTGACGGAGCTCATGCTGGGCGGCCGAACACGAGCGTATCGCTGGTTCAATCTCGGGATGGTGCCGATCGCGGGTTTGGAAGGCCATGCGCTCGCTCCGCTTTGGCAGCGGATCGGGCGCATGATTTATCGTCAAAGCGAGCACTTTCGGGACCATGAAAACTACCGGCGTTTCGCGGAACAACTCGGCCCCGTGTGGCGGCCCAAATACCTGGCTTTGCCGGGCGGACCCAGAACACCGCGTATTTTGCGAGACATCGGGAGCCTGATCACCGACGCGAAGGTTTAA